The genomic DNA GCGGATCGCCTCGTCCATCGACGAACGGGGCGTCATCGCGACAAGGCCGATCCCCATGTTGAAGACATGAAACATTTCCATCTCATCGATCGCTCCCCGCTCGCGGATGAGATCGAAGATCGGCGGAACGCTCCAGGCGCCCTTTCGGATCCGCGCGTCGCATGATGGAGGGAGCGCGCGCGGAACGTTGTCGACGAGTCCGCCCCCGGTAATATGCGCGAAGCCCCTCGCGTGACCCGCTTCGAGGAGCCTTCGGATCGGATCGAGGTAGCAGAGGTGCGGCCGGAGGAGCGCCTCGCCGACCGTCTCGCCGAGTCGATCCGGCCGGTCGTCGAGCGATCCGCCCTCCTCCAGGAGGACCTTGCGCGCGAGCGAATACCCGTTCGTGTGGAGGCCGCTCGAGGGGAACCCGAGGATCGCGTCCCCGGGCCGCACGGCCGACCCGTCCACGATCCGATCCCGCTCGACGATCCCGACGAGGAACCCCGCGGCGTCGTACGTCCCCTTCGGGTACACGCCCGGCATCTCCGCCGTCTCCCCTCCGAGGAGCGCGACGCCGCGCCGCCGGCACGCGTCCGCGAAGCCGCCGACGAGCGGAACGAGCACCTCGGGAGGGAGAGAATCCCCCGCGAGGTAGTCGAGGAAGAAGAGGGGTCTCGCGCCGAGAACGGCGATGTCGTTGATGCAGTGGGAAACAAGATCCTCGCCGACGTCCCCGTGCCGGCCGGCGGCGGCGAAGAGAAGGACCTTCGTGCCGAGGCCGTCCGTGGTCGCGACGAGCGCGCGCCGTTCGTCCCCGGGGATCGCGTGCAGCCCGCCGAAATGCCCGACGTCGCCGAGGACCATCGGGCCGAACGTGGAGCGGATTCTCTCCTTCAGCGCGCGCAGCGATTCGTTGACGGCGTCGATGTCGACGCCGGCCCGGCGATAGTGCAAGGGGTCATCCTTTCCCGTCCGGCGATCCTAGGACGATGAGGGTTCCGGTCCCGCGACGAACTCGGTGCCGGTCGCGGGTTCGAGGCGGCCCATGTAGCGGTTCACCGCGTCGAGGGCGGCGAGAAGCGCGGCGAGGTTCGGGTCGCGCGAGACGAGAGCGGATCCGAGAAGCGGGATCGATCGTCCGGATTGCACATGATCGACCTGCACGAACACCGCGTCGTGCGATCCGATCTGCGCGCGCTGCACGCTGCCGATCTGGAAGCTCCCCTCGCGCAGGAACTGCGCGATCCCCTGAAGCGCCGCCTCGACCACAGCCCGCGCCGGATCGGACGAGAGGGTGAAGCGCGCCCTCCCGAATCCCTGGAATCGTTCCTTTCCGAGCGCGACCTCGACCTCCCCCCCGTCGGGCGTGAGGTTGATCTGGAGGCGGAGAAATCGGAGACGCGCGCCCGCCCTCTCGCGAGTTTCCGTCGCTCCGGGCGGGGCGGGGCGCGGGCCCGGATAGCGGGCCACGCTCACCTTCTTGTGATCGATGCGGACGCCCATCGAGGCGAGGAGAACCGTCTCGATGTCCCGAATGATCTGCTTCGGGTGGCGCTCCTCGGAGGAGACGACGTGGATCTCGAGAACCTCTCCGTCCCGTCCCGTGACGACCCGGCAGCCCATCACCCCCCCGAGCTGGCGGATCTCCGCTTCCGCCTTCGCCACGTCCTCCTCTGGGTTCCGAAACTTCGCGGTCGTGTCTTCTTTCATCGCCTTCGACGGTGGGGCGAAAGAGACGCCGACACCGCTCGTTGGAGAGAGAGGGCGCGGCGGGCGGTTCTTTGCCGATGTTCGGACTTCTCGACGGATTTCGGGCCGCGGCGTGGAGCGCGGGTCGCGCGCGCGGAACGCGCGCCCCATCCCGGCTCACCCAATCGCGGCTATCATAGCACATTGGCCTCTCTCTTGAAAGAGAAAACACCCAGGGACTCGCGCGGGATCACGAGATCGTCATCATCGCGCGCAGAAAGGCGACCCTCTCCTCCAAGCGCTCTCTAGGGAGACCGTACAGACCCCGCGGGCCGAACTCCTCGACGACGAAGGACGCGGCCGCCGTGCCGTGAAGAAGCGACTCGCGGAACGAGGCCTCGTCGAGCGCGCCGGATCGGGCGAGGAAGCCGAGCACCCCGCCCGCGAACGCGTCCCCGCCGCCGGTCGGGTCCTTGACGACCTCGACCGGATAGGCGGGAACCGCGAACACCGTCCCTTCCCGCGAGAGGAGCGCGCCGTGCTCCCCCTTCTTCACGACCACCGTCTTGGGGCCGAGCTCCGCGG from Candidatus Eisenbacteria bacterium includes the following:
- a CDS encoding phosphoribosylformylglycinamidine cyclo-ligase gives rise to the protein MHYRRAGVDIDAVNESLRALKERIRSTFGPMVLGDVGHFGGLHAIPGDERRALVATTDGLGTKVLLFAAAGRHGDVGEDLVSHCINDIAVLGARPLFFLDYLAGDSLPPEVLVPLVGGFADACRRRGVALLGGETAEMPGVYPKGTYDAAGFLVGIVERDRIVDGSAVRPGDAILGFPSSGLHTNGYSLARKVLLEEGGSLDDRPDRLGETVGEALLRPHLCYLDPIRRLLEAGHARGFAHITGGGLVDNVPRALPPSCDARIRKGAWSVPPIFDLIRERGAIDEMEMFHVFNMGIGLVAMTPRSSMDEAIRTAGEGALAIGEVVPGTGTVRWEP